In Pyxidicoccus xibeiensis, the genomic stretch TGGCAGGCCGCCTGGCGGAGCCGGAGCAGCGCCTCCAGCGCCTTCAGCACGCTGCCGCCCTCGTTGAGCAGGGCGACCACTTCCTTGCGCGTCGCCGCCATCACCGAGTCGTAGACGGCGCGCTCGCGCTCATCCAGCTGCACGTGCATCACCGACTCGATGCGCGGCGGCAGCTCGGGCGCCACGTCCCGTTTGAGGCGGCGCAGGACGAAGGGCCGGATGCGCCGGCGCAGTCCCTCCGCGGCCCCGGGCCGGCCCTCGGAGATGGGCTGGGCCACCTTGTCCGCGAAGTGGCGCCGTCCGCCGAGCAGGCCGGGGTTGGTGAAGTGCATCAGGCTCCACAGTTCCTCCAGCCGGTTTTCCAGCGGGGTGCCGCTCAGCGCCAGCCGGAAGCCGGCCTTCAGGCCGAAGGCCGCGCGCGCCACCTGGCTGTCCGGGTTCTTGATGGCCTGCGCCTCGTCCAGCACCAGCGCGTCCCACGTCTTCGCCCCGAGCACCGCGGCATCCAGGCGCATGATGGCGTACGTCGTGAGGGTGATGTCGGCGGACGCATCCAGCGCGCGCCCAGGCCCGTGGTACACGCAGACCTTGAGCGACGGGCGGAAGCGCTTGAGCTCCGCGGCCCAGTTCGGCAGCACGCTGGTGGGGCAGACCACGAGCGAGCCCGGTCCCAGCGCGCAGATTGTCTGGAGCGTCTTTCCGAGGCCCATGTCGTCGGCCAGGATTCCGCCCAGCCCCGCGCCCCGGAGGAAGCCCAGCCAGCTCACGCCCTGCAGCTGGTAGGGGCGCAGCGTCGCGACGAGGTCCCCAGGAAGCACGGGGGCCGGAAGCTTCTCGAAGCCCTGGACCAGGGGCGCCAGCCGGTCCAGCCCTGGCGGAGGCGGCTGCTCCAGCGTCTCGCACAGTGCGGTCAGCTCCGGCAGGGCGTGGTTGGACACCTTGCCATCCGACTGCCGCGCGGCCAGCAGGTCCGCCACGCGCTGGCCATGCTTGTCCAGCCAGGCGCGGGGCAGCGGCGCCCAGCCACCGCCGTCCAGCGGCACCAGCCCCAGCCCCTCCGTCCACGCGCGGATGACGGCAGCGGCGTCCACGGCCTTCACCTCGCCCTTCGCGCCCTCCACCTGGAACTCCAGCGTGAAGCGCACGTCGGGGACGCCATTGCCGGTGACGGCGGAGTCCACCTGGAGCAACGGCCTCAGCCGCACGTCCGGGCTCACCACGCCCGCCGCGTCGCCGGCCAGGTCGCCGCGCCACCGCCGCAGCTTGTCCGCCCAGCGCACCATCTCCGGGCCCTGCACCGTCAGTCGCCGGCCGGGCACCAGGTTCAGCTCGTCCCGGAGCTGGTGGATGAGCCGCTGCTCCGCGGCCTCGTCGCGCAGCGGCACCGCGCCGCGCAGGTACACCATGCGGCCCGCGTCGATTCGCACCGACGGCGGCGCGCCGTACACGAGCGTGGGCAGCACGGACAGCCCCGACTCCAGCTGGTTCAGCTCCAAGAGGATTCGCGGCCGCAGGTCACGGTCCAGCGGCGGCAGGCGCCGGCTGCGCATGTCCACGGGCATGCGCCGGCCCAGCTCAGGGAGCACCTTCGACGTCA encodes the following:
- a CDS encoding DEAD/DEAH box helicase, whose product is MSATAQLLEAVRKEAKPGIWTNGVNLARTGAVVLQAQKAGELELRVRAKGRPVALTVVLYPNDDAWECDCPSLVDPCEHVVAAAISIQQAEKQETPLETAAARWSRVVYHFTRADGGLQLHRSLAHADGKEEPLEGSLASVVAQPAKAATLQVEQADLLTDRILEQRRTRGTLAPETLEAVLKVLENARNVLLDGRPVAVSDEVVVPRALVEDRNGQLVVTVTKDPRVVEVVSPGVALFGDALARLGETSMTGAWLQNLPIVRTYASEQVGELTSKVLPELGRRMPVDMRSRRLPPLDRDLRPRILLELNQLESGLSVLPTLVYGAPPSVRIDAGRMVYLRGAVPLRDEAAEQRLIHQLRDELNLVPGRRLTVQGPEMVRWADKLRRWRGDLAGDAAGVVSPDVRLRPLLQVDSAVTGNGVPDVRFTLEFQVEGAKGEVKAVDAAAVIRAWTEGLGLVPLDGGGWAPLPRAWLDKHGQRVADLLAARQSDGKVSNHALPELTALCETLEQPPPPGLDRLAPLVQGFEKLPAPVLPGDLVATLRPYQLQGVSWLGFLRGAGLGGILADDMGLGKTLQTICALGPGSLVVCPTSVLPNWAAELKRFRPSLKVCVYHGPGRALDASADITLTTYAIMRLDAAVLGAKTWDALVLDEAQAIKNPDSQVARAAFGLKAGFRLALSGTPLENRLEELWSLMHFTNPGLLGGRRHFADKVAQPISEGRPGAAEGLRRRIRPFVLRRLKRDVAPELPPRIESVMHVQLDERERAVYDSVMAATRKEVVALLNEGGSVLKALEALLRLRQAACHPALVPGQRANTSSKVETLVDALETAVSEGHKALVFSQWTSLLDLIEPQLKATGIAFERLDGTTVNRGDVTSRFQSQEGAPVLLMSLKAGGTGLNLTAADHVFLVDPWWNPAAEAQAADRAHRIGQERTVMVYRLVSQGTVEERILGLQEKKRAIFEAALSDASAATAITREDLLELFS